In the genome of Deinococcus psychrotolerans, one region contains:
- a CDS encoding CaiB/BaiF CoA transferase family protein, whose protein sequence is MLSGVRVADFTRVLTGPFCTMLLGDLGADVIKVEPPQGDDTRAWGPPFQVSSSGRESSYFLSVNRNKRSLVLDLKSEAGLEAARALIASSDVVVENFRPGTFERLGFGWEALHAEFPRLIYASVSGFGQSGPYRERAGYDVIAQGMGGMMSYNGEPGGQPLRVGVAVADVFSGALLTQAILAALYQREKTGQGERLDVNLLESVIALGSSQTGRYLATGEIPVPVGNEHRSIVPYGTYECGDGFINIAAGNDALWRKLGVALDRPEMAADERFATNERRVQQRPELERQLAEALSHFGREEVTRRLEVAGVPCGPVNDMAEVFADPHVQARGVAVTVPHASLGHTTVTAPPWEIGGVTPTVRLAPPTLGQHSEEILSELGQDTQP, encoded by the coding sequence ATGCTCTCCGGCGTTCGGGTGGCCGACTTTACCCGCGTGCTGACCGGGCCATTTTGCACCATGCTACTGGGCGACCTCGGTGCGGACGTGATCAAGGTCGAGCCGCCACAGGGCGACGACACCCGCGCCTGGGGGCCGCCGTTTCAGGTATCAAGTAGCGGGCGCGAGTCCAGCTATTTTCTGAGCGTCAACCGCAACAAGCGCAGTCTGGTACTGGATCTCAAGAGTGAGGCGGGTCTGGAGGCGGCCCGCGCTCTGATCGCCAGCAGCGACGTGGTCGTCGAGAACTTCCGGCCCGGCACCTTCGAGCGGCTGGGCTTCGGCTGGGAAGCACTCCACGCCGAGTTTCCGCGCCTGATCTACGCCAGCGTTTCGGGCTTCGGACAAAGCGGGCCTTACCGCGAGCGGGCCGGTTACGACGTGATCGCGCAGGGCATGGGCGGCATGATGAGTTACAACGGCGAACCCGGCGGCCAGCCCCTGCGGGTGGGCGTGGCAGTGGCCGACGTGTTCTCGGGAGCGCTGCTAACGCAGGCGATTCTGGCGGCCCTTTACCAACGCGAAAAGACGGGTCAAGGCGAGCGCTTAGACGTGAACCTGCTCGAAAGCGTCATCGCGCTGGGCAGCAGCCAAACCGGGCGCTATCTTGCCACTGGCGAAATCCCCGTGCCCGTCGGCAACGAGCACCGCAGCATCGTGCCTTACGGCACATATGAATGCGGCGACGGTTTTATCAACATCGCGGCGGGCAATGACGCGCTGTGGCGCAAACTGGGCGTGGCTCTAGACCGACCCGAAATGGCGGCTGACGAGCGCTTTGCCACCAACGAGCGGCGGGTGCAGCAGCGCCCCGAGTTAGAGCGTCAACTGGCCGAGGCCCTCTCGCATTTCGGGCGCGAGGAAGTCACCCGGCGCTTGGAAGTGGCGGGCGTGCCGTGCGGCCCAGTCAATGACATGGCCGAGGTGTTCGCCGACCCGCATGTGCAGGCCAGGGGCGTGGCGGTAACGGTTCCGCACGCCTCACTGGGCCATACCACCGTCACGGCTCCCCCGTGGGAAATCGGTGGAGTGACGCCCACCGTGCGCCTCGCTCCGCCCACTCTCGGCCAGCACAGCGAGGAGATTTTGAGCGAACTCGGACAAGACACGCAACCTTAA